In one Gammaproteobacteria bacterium genomic region, the following are encoded:
- the rplW gene encoding 50S ribosomal protein L23, with product MNEARLMQVLLRPHVTEKAALIKENGQVIFRVVSDATKSEVAKAVELMFDVKVKAVQVSNVKGKTRKFKQIAGRRSDWKKAYVSLVEGHDIDFLSAQ from the coding sequence ATGAATGAAGCACGTTTAATGCAGGTATTGCTGCGCCCTCATGTGACGGAGAAGGCTGCGCTCATCAAGGAAAATGGCCAGGTTATTTTTCGTGTCGTCTCTGATGCAACCAAGTCTGAAGTGGCGAAAGCCGTTGAGCTTATGTTCGACGTAAAAGTGAAGGCCGTTCAGGTTTCTAATGTTAAAGGTAAAACCAGGAAGTTTAAGCAGATTGCTGGTCGTCGCTCTGACTGGAAAAAAGCTTACGTCTCATTGGTTGAAGGTCATGATATTGACTTTCTTAGTGCTCAATAA